The stretch of DNA AGAATTCGAGAAATAAGGCGTGAGTTCTTGTAAACCATATTCATCAATGAGAGAGGGCAACCAAGATGGAGGGCGCGTGATTAATTTGGCACGAGAAATATCTTCGAGTGCCCTTTTTACTTGAACATCAACAGCCATTGCATCAGCAAGGCAGCGTTCAAACAAGCTTGAATTTGGCGGCAATAACAACGAGACCATCAATAAGCGTGCCCCCGTAATGATAAGGCAATTTCCCCTAGTGCTATCGCCTCATGAGGGGCGACCAGAATATCCTTGCACGGTTGCGTTATCTCCACATGATGCACACCCTCAACCATCAGGCGACTGAGTATCCAACTTAAAGAGAGATCACGCCCTAGTCTCCATGTACGCGCCCACTCTTCTCTCAAATTCTGCTCTGCCTTTTCTAAAACAAGAAAACCTTCATGAGGCAACAACCAAAGATCAGCCGAAATATCGATCACCCGCTGCACGGCACTTTTGACCAAGAGAGTATCATTGGTCATTTTTACCTGTTCTTCATCAAGGGCTGCTTGCACCTTGGCAATCAAAGCCTCATCAGCCACCCCTGATGGGCTGTCACTAAAAAGCGCCACATGAATGAGCGGGCTTTTACCCTCACGATAAACAAAAGCATCTTTGACATGGATATCGCTGGAGAGGGCAAAATATTGGTAGCGGGGCACTGTGCCCCCTGTGGAATGCCCTTGCCTATTTAAGCGAATGCGGCGGCGAAACCGCGCATCATCTTCATCTAAAAGGCGCGTAACCCCATGAAAATCTCCCAAATGGTCTAAACTTGTCCCACGCGCAAATTCCAGTAAATTGTCTCGCGCTACTTCATTAATCCGTTGGCGCAACAGCAACTCTTCATAAGCAGCCGCTTGTAATTGTATGACCACGGGGTCATAAGCGGTCTTTTCCACATTATAGGGAATATGATGAGCTGCAAAAACATCCACCAAACGCGCAATCTTTTGCTCTAAAATTACTTCAACACAAAGCTCTTCAATAATTTGTGGCAGAGGGAGTTGTGAAAAGGGTAAATGTTCAAGCTCTGCCATAAAAAACCTCTAAAGGAAATTGCCTCTCTTGCCCATGGGACCAATCCCCCAAATGTCCATCGGGATAAAAAACACCCCTTAAAACAAAGTGGAATGTCCCCTCGCGCGTTGCTTTGGTCAGATCAATCCTTTGCAATGAGAACCCAGGCTCTCCGCATTCTGGATTATCGAGCGCGCAGGCAATGGCTTGATAAAGACGTAAGATTGTTGCAGGATCAGCATTGGCATCTTGGAATTCTCTGACATCACACCCATAATGGCGACGCAAAACCCGTGTTCCTATCCTTGTCATTAAACATTTATGGAGTGATTGTTGGCAATGATCCCAACCATATAAGAGAGAGCCATCCTTTTCGCTCACCCCACAACGCATGGTTTAAGCCCCTTTGCTTGTCTTTGTGGTAGAAACGGTTGGGGCCGCAGCAACAACGGGGGCTGTTTTTTCAGCAATCTGACCAAGAAGCAAAGGGTATTTTGCTGCCTCACCGCTTAAACGGATTTCTTCACCCTTGCCTGGTGAACGGTTGCCTGCAACAAAATCGGCATTGGTTAAAACAACATAAGTGTTCTCATGCATGATAAAACTCCTTTAAAGGGGGGAAGAGGTTGTGGAAGGACCGATTTTGACCCCGCCGTGTTTATGGCTTGCGCCAACAGAAATTTGATTGTGCTGCAAATCTTCTGCTTCAATCTGTACACTGCCCGTTAATGCAACACGGGTTGCTTGATGAGAAAGCACCAGACCTTGTGCACTCAAATGGATTTGGTTTTCTCCATGGGAGAGAATAAGTTCATCTTTTGTCATCCGCAAAGCGCCCCCCGCATAACAGAGCGCAAGCTCTTGCGGCGAGCGTGCGGGGTTAGGCATATCCTCACTATAGCTATCGCGTACAACCAGAGAGGCGGAGCCAATTTCACCATGGGGGTTCAACAACCGCACCGGATCACCAACATTGAAAGGCATATTGCTGGAAACAGCCCCCGCCGCTTCTTGTGCTTGCAGCCAAGGCGATAAAACCGCTTGTCCATTGGCACTCTCAGAGAAAAGTTTCACCCGCACCCTATGACCATCAACTTCTGCAACCCGCCCGATCATGTGTTGGTTGGCAAGACAGCGTTCAAGCGCATCAAGACGCTTCATAATTTGTCGAAAGGTATCGCTTAAGAGATGTGCATCATTCATGCCCCCACCTCATTGTCTAAATAAATCAACCCAGCTTTGAGTTGTCCCGCATCAGCAAAAATATCCTGTCCCAAATGATATAAATCTTGGTGCCATTCCACCACACTGATCGATACACCACGCTGCTTAATCGCCGCAGAGATAATGGGATCAATTGACACATCCCGCGGGGCACTTAAATGTGTCAATCCCCACAATTGTCCGCTATGGCATAAAACCGCGATAGCTTCTGCCAAAAGCCAACTTTGGATATCACGCTCTTTACCCGTGGTAATAATAAAAGCCCCTAAATGGAGATCCGCACTCTGCTGTCCAGACGCCACAGAAGTTAAGCGACTTTCTAAAACCGCAACACGCACAGCTGGTGCCACAAGCATTTGTGTTTCAAGCTCTTCTAAATTAAAGCGTCCAAATTGACAGGCACAATCGCGCACATCTGGCAAAGCGCGTTTAAGGCTCTTTATCACCGCCTCACGAAACGCATTAATACGCCCTGCTTGCTTGATCATTTGACTCACGAAAAGATCCTTCCCAACCAATCCTCTGCTGCTTTGACAATTTCCACTTTATTTTGCTCTGAAAGCCCCAAATAAGGGCGCGCCGGCATGGTCACTTGCGGCACACACACAAAACGCTGTGCTTTGCTGCTTTTCAGAAAAAAGCGAAGGGTTTTGCCATTTTTGGGGCGAATAACCCCACCCAATTGATGAATCCGCGCATAAACCAACCCACTCCCCACCATCACCTTTTCTGGTGAAGCTTTCATATCAATGGAGCGTGAGAGCGCCCCACTGGCAAAAAGAATGGAGGTACGGGCATGATTGTTTTTCCACTTTTCTCCTTGGGGAGAGGTTTTTTCACTTTGAATCCGCCGCCTTGTGCTCTCTTGAATGAGGCGTCCAACCCCTTGTGCTAAAGTCCCCATCGAGCTATCAGCTCCCTTTTGTAAAAAGGATAAGGCCGCTTCAAGCCCTGTCTCTTTAATCTCAATATGGGTTGAAACAGACATGTTACCTTCCCATCAAACGCGGTTTAGCAGTAAAAAAAGCCCCATCACGCACGGGACCATCTTCGCTCATAATTTTAGGCTCATCGCCCCCCAAACCCGCCTTGCCTTCCGCAATGCGTTTCAGCAAATCAACCGCCTGTTTGTAACGATCTTCAATGGTGGTGGTCAGTGCCGTATGGCGTATGGCTAAATTATAAACAGCAATATTGACACAAATCATGCTGAGAGCCGCCGGCTGTCCAACAATGGGGACACAGTAGCGATGAGACAAATGCACATCAATCTCACCACTTGCTTGGTTTAGAGCAAGGGCAATAGCTTGATCTAAAAGCACTGGATCAGAATTCTCATCATCAAAAGCACATAAGTCTTTTAAGAAATCATCACCCCAGAGCTCTTCAATCAATGTTTTGCTTGCATACGCCATCTTTTAAAGATTCCCTTAAACAACATCTTGCAGCAACACACCGGCATCTTTTGCAGCGACCAATTCACACACCCGTTCACCCACACGCACCCGTTTACCACCCGATAAACCAATATCTGGATCAGAGATCACCCCAGAGATACGCTCACCCAATTGAGCACTAAAGCCCCAGCTAATCACCGAACCATCCGCCTGTTGCTTGGTAGGATCAATATAAAGCAGAGCAATCTTATTGCCCCAAACGCGCGCCAATTGCGCCGTACGCCCTTTGCGAGCTAAATTCACTTGCGATTCACCAATGAGTAAACGATCGGGGTGTATTTCCATCAGATCAGCAAATTGCGCTTTGGTGACAAAACCATCAGCAGTACCACCCCCTTTAACGGCTTTGATGATTTTAGGGTGGCGTTTGAGTTTTGACCAAACAACTTTGCCCATCACAAGGGTGTTGGGCGTATAGATGAGACTTTTATCCATGGCCTCATCTAAAACAGCATAAGGGTCTGATTTCTCATAATCACTAAACTTATCCTCGCCTTTAAGCGTCATCACCCGCTCTGGCGCATAATTTTTATTGTCTTGCACAAGCGCTGCCACCCGCACTTCACGCCCCAATTCCAGCAAATTGGCAAGTCCTTCCACAGCTGTCTTTTCGGGGTTATAACGAGAGCGCTTTTCTGCCCGTGCGCGAGCTGCTGCCTCAATATCGGAATTGGGAATGAGATCATCAAGCCCGTAATCTTTGACACTGGCTTCCCGTTCAAAGGCAGAAAATTCTACCACATTCGGGCGTCCTTTTCGCCCAACCTCAAGTTCAGGAACGGTAAAATTTTCCGCTAGAGGAAACTCACTATATTTAAACACCTCACTTAAAACAGAAACGCGGGGCAAAACTTTATCGCCAATAAGAGAACCTGCTGGATTGCGATACCCAATAGCAATGGCGGTAAGTGTTGGATCAATGGGAAAAGGTCTATTCATTTTTAGCCTCGATTAATTAATTTTAAAAGAAATAACATCACCAGCAGAGCCATCACTCATGGCAATACCAATGGTGCGGTCTGCTGCTTCTGCCTTTATGGCGTGCCCTTTGGGGTCAGAGGTCAAAAAATCACCAAAGGAAACATTGCCCCCACAGATCACTTCGCCCCAGCCACATTGACCAACATCAAGCATCTCACCAGCCTTTGCACTCAAAGAGCCGGCAGTGCCTAATAATTTATCACCCTTTCCAGAAGCCGTTGCCACCATTCCCTCAGTTCGTGCTGCAACAATGCAATAAGGTGAAATTTCCCCAGCAGCGCGAAAAGATTTAATCAAAATCATCGTACTCATAATGGGCGCTCCTTTTGTTCACAAATATGATCGACCGCTTGGCTAATAGTGATGTCGAAGCCTTTTTTCTTCTGCTCTTCCTGATAATGACGTGCCGCAACAGCAACCTCTTCTGGCGCAAGCTTTGGTTCTTGTGCTAAGGCACACACTTCTAGAGGGCTTGTTGAGGCAAGCGCCGGCAATTTTTCTATCAAACTTTTAAAATGCTCCATCCCCCCTTCAAGGCTACAGAGCGCACGATATTCTGCGCGGGCTGCCGGCAAAATCTTGCCCTCTTCAATGGTCTTGTCTAAAAGACTCTCAATGGCACTGTTTTTTTGCTCTTCTTGCAAAAGCGCTAAATCTTCTCGCGCTTTTTTTAATTGGGTGCAAAGTTCCACGCGTTCCTTTTCGCGCGCTTTAAGCGTTGCTAAAACCTCATCCGCTTTAGCATCTTCTGCCAACGATAGTGCACTGGCAATGGCTGTCAAATCCATCATTTTCTCCGTCAAAGTTATAGGGGGTATTTTGGGCTGTTCACGGCTTAAAGCCGTCATCACAAGGGCTGGACGATTGACCAGTCCAGCACCGGCTAAATTTAAAATTTCACCTTTCTTGGAATGGCGAAACTCAGGCGAAAGATAGCGATATTCTCGAGCAATAATTTTTTTGGTAGCCATATCTGTCCATTTAACCCGTCCCCAAATCGCACCATCCCGCTCTGCTAATTCTTCAATCCAGCCGCTTGCCGGCGCTTCCAAGCCATTTCTCGCACGGTGATGTTGTCCATGCTCATAATCAATCACAAGCGGTCCTTTATTGGCTGCAAAGGCTTTTAAAATAGTTTGCGGATTATAATGCCATTGTCGTCCATCACGTGCCTTCACATGGGGCGCTTTGGGCAACAACTCTACCCACTCAGGCGCTTGGCTAATGGTGGCGTCTTCAAATGAAATGTCTTGGCATAAAACGTCTGGACAGAGATCTATTAACGCAGCATGAAATGTCTCATCATAAAATGTCTGGGCATCCCCATCTTTTTGATCTTCGTGAAATTCCTGTTCCATACATTGCCTATTGCTTTACAATTGTCATTGGCAATACAATGCATGAAACCGCTTCACCTTATAAGTCTGACAGTGTCAGTCAAAAGAGCATTTCTCAAAAAAGCACTCTTTTCCCTATTATTCTCCTTGTGAGAGAAACCCCCGTGCTAAACCATCCCATAAAATCGTTTTCAAAGGCACTTCAAAGGCGATAGAGCGCCGTTGTGAAGTGAGAGGTACAAATTATCACTCCACACAACAAAGCCTCTCTCAAGCCGTTTTTTTTTAAAGATTGCTTTTGAACGTTGAAACTGTTAGATTACCCACGAGGCGTGAGCCAGTTTTGCCAGGACGGTTTTACCGGATCTGCGAGGAGTTGACCGCCCTCCACGCCTTCCCGTTTTCCCCATCTCGACCCTTCTCCGCAAAGCCAACATGGTTTTTCTCAAAGTGCGTTTTTTTAAAGATTGCTTTTAAACTTTTAAACTGTTAGATTACCCGCGAGGCGTGAGCCAGTTATACCAGGACGGCTTTGCCGGATCTGCGAGGAGTTGACCGCCCTCCACGCCTTCTCATTTTTCCTCACACACCAGTTCCTTCTTTGCAAAGCCAACAGAGCTTTACGGTGTTCTTTACAACAACCGTTCATCCTTCTTTTCAGCCGCATCCAATAAGCGTCCAATTTCTCTAGAGCTCTTTTTATGCATGGAGGTCAACCACCATTCTTGTTTGCTTGCTACCCATTTGACCACAAAGCGCCACCATGCCCCACCACTTTCACCAAAAAACATAACACCCTGCGTATCTTTGCGTCTGATAACGCCATGGGGGCGAATGAGTGTTTGAATGGCACCACGAAAATCCTCCAAGTGAAGAGCTCGTGCTTGATGCTCTAACAAAATATGTTTTACGCTGTCTGAAGATAAGCGAATAAGAGAGTCCTCCGCTGCAAAAACATCACGCACCTTTTGGATCATGGGGGCAATGGGAATAAATCCACGTGGCATATGTCCTTCAAACATGGCTTCCAAAAGGGGTGAGCCCACAATATCTTCAATGGCAATGCGTTTCTGATTGTCCCCCATGGCGTCAATTTTATCACTCAAAAAATTGCTTAAATTTTGCGCACGATGTTTTCCAGGATTCAAATGCCAACCAGGATCAATCCCCTTTGGTATCTTTTCAACGCGCCCCGTCCGCTTATTGCGCCAAACCCGCGTCTCCACATGGGGTGGCGCTGCCCCCTCTTCATAGCCTAAATTGTCTGCTTCATAACGGCTTACCTGTCGCACACTGCATTTACACCGCCAGCCATTGGGTGGATAAAGCCAATCCCAAATGGGATCATCAACAGGTGCCGTAAACCCCACCCAACTTTCATGTTCCAAACGCTTATGTTCTGAACTCGACAACGCATAGGTGAGATAAGGCAAAAATTCTTTATTATTTTGTGTGCGCTCCCACTCACCTGCCGCATGCGCACTCATGGTATTGGCCCAATAAACCGTTTCTAAGCGCCGCGGGCTGCCCAATTGCACCACACTCTTTTCACCCGTTTTCGGATCACGCGCTAATTTTTTCCCCCACCACCCTTTTTCCTGCAAAATCGGCATTAAATTTTTTTGAAACTCTTGAAAAGGAACTTGATGCTTTATCGCTTCTCCAACCGCTTGCTTAAAATCCTCTAAAATATCATAGCCTACCGATTTTGCCACCGTAAAGGAAAAGGCATGTTCTTCTGGTGCTATATCCCGCCAATCAAAACTTGGAACAAGCGCTTTGGCTTCAAAATAACGGGTCACCTCTTTAGGGGCCGTTTTAAAAAGTTCCTCATCCATGATACCCCAACCCACGTGCAATCATCTGCACCTTTGCCAAGCGTGCTGCCAAGGCATGATGATCCATCTCACCCAACAATTCATCTAAGCCTTTAAGGATATCCTCATAACTTTTAGCCTCTCTCACAAGCTTTTTAAAAGGTTCTAAAAGGGGTTCTAAATCCTCTTCCCAGTCGCTTAAAGCTTCTTCAGAAAGCCGATCCAATTCGTCGTGATGTTTCACGCCCTGCTCTCTTTCGCCCTGCTTTCTTGTCACAGAAATATCAACAACACCCCCACAATCAGCACAAACATCTGCCTTTTGTTGCCCGGCATCATCAGCTGTAAGGGAAGGAGCCTTTAAAACATCCTCTCCCTTTTTGGGTTGCGAAAAGCCAATCTTATTGCGCACTTCTTGCGCCCCCACACACAATCCTAAAGGAACAAGTTTTTCCAAAGCATCACTGATGGCTTTAATATCTTCATTTTCCGAAATCGGCCAATAGACAAGCGGAGTGCGCTCTTGGGGTCCAAAATTAATCTCAACAAAGGGAACGATTAAATCACGATTAGTGGTCAAGGCTAATTGGCGTGCATCAGCTCTAGCAATATCATGGCGTACATTTTCATGAATGCGGGCTTGCGAAAAAGACGAACCATCGTCTGTCGTCATGGTTTGCCCCAATACCCCTTTAGAAATCTGCCGATCTAAATATTCAGCCTTCGCGGCAAAAACCGCATTGCCACTGCCCCCTGCTGCTTCAATAAACTCAATCTCCATCTCTTTGGGAATAATCGCCGCCGCATCACTGGATAAATCACGTACCGCTTGAATCAGAACCCGCCGCTCCTCATGAGAAGAGCTTGCCCCATATTTACCAACACGCAAAGGCATGCCATAAACTTCTAAAAATGCCATCCAATCTTTCAGCGTATAAGACTTGAAGAGAAAAGCCCAAGCCGCAAGACGTGCAAGTCCAGAACGAATAGGCAAACCGCTTTTAAGCTTGGGTCTGTGAATAGAAAATTTATAAGCAGGCAATTCACTTCCATACAAAGACCCCTCTTCTTTTAAACGCAAATGAAAGCCATCCCGCCGATCCAATTGAAAAAACCGCTGGTCACGCCATTTCCAAGCAACCGGCCACCATTCCTTAGCACTCTTGTCCCACAAAGTTTCAACAACCGCATAGCCTTTTCCCAAAGCATCTAACAAATCCGCCACATAATCATCAACAAAAGTCGGTGCACTGATCACTTCCCGCACCGCATCCGCTATCTTTTTATCCAATGCACTGTTGCTTGCGGCAATCACCCCAGGCTCCACCCCTGTGAGAGCATTTTTACGCATGCCAAGCACAGCACGATAATGCAAATCGCGCTCTTCCATATCATCAGCAAGTTGAAAAAACTGTTCTGGAGCCCCCCTTGCTGCCTGCTGCAAAATATCAGCAAGTTGCGCAGGCGTCAAACCACTCACAACAGTTTGTGACCACACATCACGAACACCCCCAATGGTAGGGCTTGCAACTTCCCGTTCCAATCCCTTTATCTTAAGAGCCCTGCCCCATTGGTCTAAAAGTTGTACCATTTCATCATCCCATCAATAAATCTTTGATCGCATCGTTGAAACAAAAGCGGGTGAAAAGAGCGGACTTTCATCAAAACCATAAACCTCTCTCACAGGCGTATATTCGTAAATTTCCGGCGTCTGCCGGCTGGCAAAATAAGCCAAAGCGCAAGCAATCGCGCTATCACCATGACGCATAAAACCATCACTGCCTTTAAAACGATGATTGTCTGGAATTTTCACAATGCCATTGACATAAGCAAGCGCTTGATGATCCGCAACAATATCGCTATCGCGCGGCAAAACAATGGACCCATCCCCAAAAGCTTCCAAATAAGCCGGCATTTCCTTGCCATACCAACTTTGTGACAAGGACACTTCCTTGACAAGACCCCCATAACGCTGTGCCGCTTTTTCCGCTAAATAAGCCCCATTGCCCCGCGCATCTAACGCACCACCCAACAAACGTGGCAAACCACCCACAACATAAAATAAAATCTCTCTTTGTTGATCAAACGGCATATTGCGCAATTCCACCATAAACCGCACACGGCGCACCAAATCTTGTCCCACTTCCATCACCACAATGGAGGTGGCATCACCAGACCTAGCAAAATCAACACCAAAAACATGTTGACGCCGCCGATCAAGCCTAGAATGCAAAGGCTTGATATGCTTCTCACACCAAGAAAAAGCAACAATACTTCGTTGTTGTTCCGATTGATTTTTAAAATCATCCACACAAGCAAAACGCAACACCGCAATATCTTTCGCACAACAATTTTCAATCTGCAAACGCGTTAAAGCCGCCCCTTCTTGATCCGCCGGTATGGCATCTAACTCTTGGCGCATCGCACTCAAACGCACCCCATAAGAGGCACGAATTTGCTCTTCCCATTGTTGTTCTGCTCCCCTACTCCACACCGCCCCCTTCATGGCACAAACCCGTTTAAACAAACCATTTTTAACAGCCTCACCAAAAGGGTAACGATGCAGAGAAAAAGGAACCTTGCCTGCTTTTGCCTCACGGATCAGTTCATTGAAAGGATTAAGCACACCATTATGGGTGGAGATCACACGGATTTTACCCCCCCAAATAAGCAAAGCATTCACCGCATCTAAAACAGCGCGCACATCTTGATGAAACGCCGCCTCATCAATCACCACAATGCCCTGTAACCCCCGAATATTTTCAGGGCGGCTTGAGAGCGCTTCAATACGAAACCCAGAAGCAAAGCGCACCCGATAAGCAGAGATATATTTCGTGGAACCATCCGCCCTTTGATCTGGAAATAAAAATTCCTCTACATCACCACTGTGGCTTGTGATTGCCGAAGCAAAATTGCTCACATAGCCAATAAATTCACGCCCCTTATCTTTGGTGTCACCAATATAAAAAACATTATCGCCCCCAGCCTTAACGCTCGCTGCCGCAATCAGTGTATCATCCAAAGCTTCTGCAAAAGTAATGCCGGTCCGCCGCCCCTTTTCCACCAATTTTAACACAGACTTATCCTCAATCCATGCCCGTTGATGCGCCATCAAAACACCTTCCGCTAAGGGATCACTCTCTTTGGGAAAAGTGCTCCTCTGCCAAATGTCAAAGTGTGCCTGATCTTCAACAGCAGGGCTTCCACCCATCTGCCCTTCAGCCATGTTTTACCCCCAACACCTGCGCACGAATAGCCCGCGCACGCTCTTCTGAAAGCCCCGCCGCTGCCGCTGCAGCGTCAACCGCTTTGCTTGCTTTTTGGGTAAAATCCTTTTCTAATCTTTGCCGTCTGGTGGTCGACAAATGTTCAGCCGCCAAAACCCCTTTAAGCGCATTGGCCAATTCTTGGGCTGCCTTTGGTGAAAGGCTTTTTCCACTGCTCAACGTGGAAAAAATCAGCTCTTTAATCGCGGCGGCCGTCAACAGAGTAATATTATCAGAAGCCTTGGCATCAAAGCGTTGCGAAAGGCTTGCGGCAATTTCACGGGTTTGCTCCAAGCGCCTTGACATCACAGCCAAACGCAAAGAATAACGATTAAAACTGGAAAAGGAGGGAATAGAAAAATTGAGACCCGTTTCTTTTTTTAAAGCCTTCAAAGCCGCTTTAAATTCATCATAAATGGCTTTTTGCGTCTTTTCACGCCCATTTAAAGCCTCAGCCGCCTCTGCAATAATTTGATCACAAGCTTGCGGCAATAAATCAATCGCTGTTAAGCGTCCACGCCCGACCTTGCGCATCCCTCACCTCGTCTTTTATCGATGAACGTTTGGGGCGTTTAATCCCCTCAATGAAAAAGCTCCGGTCTAAATGACGTGCCCCCCGTTCCGTTAAAGCCGCAAGCAAAACAGAACCCACACATTTTAACGTAACAGCCCCTTGCTCTTCCATAAAAGCCAATTCATTCCGGACAAAATCACCATCCCGCCGGATACCGTAACTGTATAAAAGCCGCTCAATCATCGCACTCGATAAGGTTTCGCTCCGCTCACAAGCAAGCCCTTTTAAAATAATCAACCGCGCTTCTTCACGGATGATTTTATCCATATCTGCTTTCATTTCTTGGCATTCTCCAGTAAAAATTCTTGCAAGCGCTCACCAATGGCTGCCACCGGTTGTAATTGCGCAGAAAGCGTATTGAGGCGACCATTCAATTTCTCCATATTCACTTCCAACCTCTGCAGCGCATCACGATCAGGCAAAAAATCTATCTCCGTCTCTAACTTTTGCACACGCTCTTTAAGCGCCGTGATGTCTTTCAACATTTCCCGCGCACCAGAAGAAAAATAAGCTTTCAAAACCCCACAAATGGCAACAATGGATAACAACAAAGACAGCCAACCATTAGCCACACTAATATCTAAATTCACGCCCCCTCCTTGACCTCATTAAAACTGCTTTAACCGCAGCTTTTCTACGCTGTTCACAAATCAATAAAGCAGCACGATCACGGCTCCAATAATGCACCACTTCGCGCGTGTTCAAAGCATGTTCCGGCAACAAAGAAGGCTGGTGACACGCCATGCGAACAACAGGTGGCAATTCAGCCGATAAAAACGAATAAGAAAAGCTATCTCTTAGCTTGGGTGTTGAGCAAGCGCACACGCTCAAGCCCAAGACAACCGCTAGGAACAGTTGGCAAAACTGCATTGATCTCCTCCATTTTTGTAAGCTTTTGTTCCAAACTAGAAATCACCGCTTGTGCTTGAAGCCCTG from Bartonella tribocorum CIP 105476 encodes:
- a CDS encoding baseplate assembly protein; the protein is MAELEHLPFSQLPLPQIIEELCVEVILEQKIARLVDVFAAHHIPYNVEKTAYDPVVIQLQAAAYEELLLRQRINEVARDNLLEFARGTSLDHLGDFHGVTRLLDEDDARFRRRIRLNRQGHSTGGTVPRYQYFALSSDIHVKDAFVYREGKSPLIHVALFSDSPSGVADEALIAKVQAALDEEQVKMTNDTLLVKSAVQRVIDISADLWLLPHEGFLVLEKAEQNLREEWARTWRLGRDLSLSWILSRLMVEGVHHVEITQPCKDILVAPHEAIALGEIALSLRGHAY
- a CDS encoding GPW/gp25 family protein encodes the protein MRCGVSEKDGSLLYGWDHCQQSLHKCLMTRIGTRVLRRHYGCDVREFQDANADPATILRLYQAIACALDNPECGEPGFSLQRIDLTKATREGTFHFVLRGVFYPDGHLGDWSHGQERQFPLEVFYGRA
- a CDS encoding phage baseplate assembly protein V, which gives rise to MNDAHLLSDTFRQIMKRLDALERCLANQHMIGRVAEVDGHRVRVKLFSESANGQAVLSPWLQAQEAAGAVSSNMPFNVGDPVRLLNPHGEIGSASLVVRDSYSEDMPNPARSPQELALCYAGGALRMTKDELILSHGENQIHLSAQGLVLSHQATRVALTGSVQIEAEDLQHNQISVGASHKHGGVKIGPSTTSSPL
- a CDS encoding phage virion morphogenesis protein, which encodes MSVSTHIEIKETGLEAALSFLQKGADSSMGTLAQGVGRLIQESTRRRIQSEKTSPQGEKWKNNHARTSILFASGALSRSIDMKASPEKVMVGSGLVYARIHQLGGVIRPKNGKTLRFFLKSSKAQRFVCVPQVTMPARPYLGLSEQNKVEIVKAAEDWLGRIFS
- a CDS encoding gp436 family protein, producing the protein MAYASKTLIEELWGDDFLKDLCAFDDENSDPVLLDQAIALALNQASGEIDVHLSHRYCVPIVGQPAALSMICVNIAVYNLAIRHTALTTTIEDRYKQAVDLLKRIAEGKAGLGGDEPKIMSEDGPVRDGAFFTAKPRLMGR
- a CDS encoding DUF2190 family protein, giving the protein MSTMILIKSFRAAGEISPYCIVAARTEGMVATASGKGDKLLGTAGSLSAKAGEMLDVGQCGWGEVICGGNVSFGDFLTSDPKGHAIKAEAADRTIGIAMSDGSAGDVISFKIN
- a CDS encoding phage protease: MEQEFHEDQKDGDAQTFYDETFHAALIDLCPDVLCQDISFEDATISQAPEWVELLPKAPHVKARDGRQWHYNPQTILKAFAANKGPLVIDYEHGQHHRARNGLEAPASGWIEELAERDGAIWGRVKWTDMATKKIIAREYRYLSPEFRHSKKGEILNLAGAGLVNRPALVMTALSREQPKIPPITLTEKMMDLTAIASALSLAEDAKADEVLATLKAREKERVELCTQLKKAREDLALLQEEQKNSAIESLLDKTIEEGKILPAARAEYRALCSLEGGMEHFKSLIEKLPALASTSPLEVCALAQEPKLAPEEVAVAARHYQEEQKKKGFDITISQAVDHICEQKERPL
- a CDS encoding phage minor head protein gives rise to the protein MDEELFKTAPKEVTRYFEAKALVPSFDWRDIAPEEHAFSFTVAKSVGYDILEDFKQAVGEAIKHQVPFQEFQKNLMPILQEKGWWGKKLARDPKTGEKSVVQLGSPRRLETVYWANTMSAHAAGEWERTQNNKEFLPYLTYALSSSEHKRLEHESWVGFTAPVDDPIWDWLYPPNGWRCKCSVRQVSRYEADNLGYEEGAAPPHVETRVWRNKRTGRVEKIPKGIDPGWHLNPGKHRAQNLSNFLSDKIDAMGDNQKRIAIEDIVGSPLLEAMFEGHMPRGFIPIAPMIQKVRDVFAAEDSLIRLSSDSVKHILLEHQARALHLEDFRGAIQTLIRPHGVIRRKDTQGVMFFGESGGAWWRFVVKWVASKQEWWLTSMHKKSSREIGRLLDAAEKKDERLL
- a CDS encoding DUF935 domain-containing protein — translated: MVQLLDQWGRALKIKGLEREVASPTIGGVRDVWSQTVVSGLTPAQLADILQQAARGAPEQFFQLADDMEERDLHYRAVLGMRKNALTGVEPGVIAASNSALDKKIADAVREVISAPTFVDDYVADLLDALGKGYAVVETLWDKSAKEWWPVAWKWRDQRFFQLDRRDGFHLRLKEEGSLYGSELPAYKFSIHRPKLKSGLPIRSGLARLAAWAFLFKSYTLKDWMAFLEVYGMPLRVGKYGASSSHEERRVLIQAVRDLSSDAAAIIPKEMEIEFIEAAGGSGNAVFAAKAEYLDRQISKGVLGQTMTTDDGSSFSQARIHENVRHDIARADARQLALTTNRDLIVPFVEINFGPQERTPLVYWPISENEDIKAISDALEKLVPLGLCVGAQEVRNKIGFSQPKKGEDVLKAPSLTADDAGQQKADVCADCGGVVDISVTRKQGEREQGVKHHDELDRLSEEALSDWEEDLEPLLEPFKKLVREAKSYEDILKGLDELLGEMDHHALAARLAKVQMIARGLGYHG
- a CDS encoding phage protein Gp27 family protein encodes the protein MRKVGRGRLTAIDLLPQACDQIIAEAAEALNGREKTQKAIYDEFKAALKALKKETGLNFSIPSFSSFNRYSLRLAVMSRRLEQTREIAASLSQRFDAKASDNITLLTAAAIKELIFSTLSSGKSLSPKAAQELANALKGVLAAEHLSTTRRQRLEKDFTQKASKAVDAAAAAAGLSEERARAIRAQVLGVKHG
- a CDS encoding DUF2730 family protein → MNLDISVANGWLSLLLSIVAICGVLKAYFSSGAREMLKDITALKERVQKLETEIDFLPDRDALQRLEVNMEKLNGRLNTLSAQLQPVAAIGERLQEFLLENAKK